The Funiculus sociatus GB2-C1 genome window below encodes:
- a CDS encoding EAL domain-containing response regulator, with product MKKILVIEDEEFVRYNILELLEAENFDVTGAENGLIGVQMARAIGPDLIICDVMMPELDGYGVLKTLRQDPMTATIPFIFLSAKAERGDLRQGMELGADDYVTKPCTPDELLGAIAARLKRQTAITQPYTVALRQAAERLNHLLYYDNITNLPNRLLLRERFSQIIDTRERGRELDGFRSSEELESTFSPSQIPFSEASLQSWVPLLYLGLDRFNRINEGLGNQNSDRLIKKIAERITACLSKQDTIARLNADQFVIILATLSQRQMVASVAQAIVSSINESFTLESGEVFLSASIGIAFYPSNGQDLDSLMKKASAAMFYTQKLQGNNYQFYTPDINVGSSEELELEASLRRALEQKEFQVYYQPIVNLSSGKIIGAEALVRWQHPVRGMVSPAEFIPLAEETGLIVPLGEWVLQTACAQAQRWRDTGFSSFRVSVNLSGRQFSQPELSQRIVQILESVGVNPATLGLELTESILVENATGAIATLNELKQLGIHIAIDDFGTGYASLSYLKQFPFDTLKIDRSFVSDVTSDAQNQAIMTAVIQLAHNLNLKVTAEGVETEAELAFLSQQQCDAMQGYLFSRPIPAAEMEMMLLRGKRLLL from the coding sequence ATGAAAAAGATTTTAGTAATAGAAGATGAAGAATTTGTCCGGTACAATATTTTAGAACTGCTGGAGGCAGAAAATTTCGATGTTACTGGTGCAGAAAATGGCTTAATCGGGGTACAAATGGCAAGAGCTATCGGCCCCGATTTAATTATTTGTGATGTTATGATGCCCGAACTGGACGGTTATGGGGTGCTGAAAACGCTACGTCAAGATCCGATGACGGCGACAATTCCCTTCATTTTCCTGAGCGCTAAGGCTGAACGAGGCGATTTGCGTCAAGGTATGGAGCTTGGCGCGGACGACTATGTAACTAAGCCGTGTACGCCAGATGAACTGCTAGGCGCGATCGCTGCCCGCCTAAAAAGACAAACAGCCATTACTCAACCCTATACCGTGGCACTCAGACAAGCAGCAGAAAGACTAAATCACTTACTTTATTACGACAACATTACTAACCTTCCCAATCGGTTGCTATTGCGAGAACGGTTCAGTCAAATAATAGACACTAGGGAGCGAGGGAGAGAGCTAGACGGGTTCAGGAGCAGCGAGGAATTAGAATCTACATTCTCACCATCCCAAATCCCCTTCAGCGAAGCTTCCTTGCAAAGTTGGGTTCCACTTCTGTACCTGGGATTGGATCGGTTCAACCGCATTAACGAGGGCTTAGGAAATCAAAATAGCGACAGATTAATTAAAAAAATTGCCGAACGGATAACAGCCTGTCTTAGCAAACAGGACACTATCGCTCGCTTGAATGCCGATCAATTTGTAATTATTCTAGCAACCTTAAGTCAAAGACAAATGGTTGCCAGTGTTGCCCAAGCCATAGTGTCATCTATTAATGAATCTTTCACCTTAGAAAGCGGTGAAGTTTTCCTCTCTGCCAGCATTGGCATAGCCTTTTATCCAAGCAATGGGCAGGATCTAGACAGCCTGATGAAGAAAGCTTCAGCGGCGATGTTTTATACCCAAAAACTTCAGGGGAATAACTATCAGTTTTACACTCCAGATATAAATGTCGGTTCTAGCGAAGAACTGGAGCTAGAAGCGAGTCTGCGTCGTGCCTTAGAACAAAAAGAGTTTCAGGTTTATTATCAGCCGATTGTAAATCTTTCCTCTGGGAAAATTATCGGTGCTGAAGCCTTGGTGCGTTGGCAGCACCCCGTCCGGGGAATGGTTTCACCAGCAGAGTTTATTCCTCTGGCAGAAGAGACAGGCTTGATTGTTCCGCTTGGGGAGTGGGTGTTGCAAACTGCCTGCGCTCAAGCTCAGAGATGGAGAGATACTGGATTTTCATCGTTCCGGGTGTCGGTGAATTTGTCGGGGCGGCAATTCAGTCAACCGGAGCTGAGTCAGCGAATTGTGCAGATATTAGAAAGTGTCGGTGTTAATCCAGCTACTTTGGGATTAGAGCTGACTGAGAGCATTTTGGTGGAAAATGCTACAGGCGCGATCGCTACCTTAAACGAATTGAAACAACTGGGCATTCACATAGCCATTGATGATTTTGGCACAGGCTATGCTTCCCTGAGCTATCTCAAACAATTTCCCTTTGATACCTTAAAAATCGATCGTTCTTTTGTCTCTGATGTCACCAGCGATGCCCAAAATCAAGCAATTATGACTGCTGTAATTCAACTGGCTCACAATCTCAATCTCAAAGTCACGGCGGAAGGAGTAGAAACTGAAGCTGAACTGGCATTCTTAAGCCAGCAGCAGTGCGATGCTATGCAAGGCTATCTGTTCAGTCGTCCTATACCCGCAGCTGAGATGGAAATGATGCTGTTGAGGGGTAAACGTTTGTTACTTTAA